From the genome of Candidatus Rokuibacteriota bacterium, one region includes:
- a CDS encoding PaaI family thioesterase, with amino-acid sequence MPADLLTLTRERAQANLFWRYLGVQVDDAGEGWVRLRVPVGDGLRNAAGAPVHGGVLSALVDMAVGGALGTTHDNAAGGVGQTTLDLNVSFLAAAGDGDIVAEGRLLRRGRSIAFGEARITDGAGKLVAVGRATYMLLPPKT; translated from the coding sequence ATGCCCGCCGACCTCCTGACCCTCACCCGCGAGCGCGCCCAGGCCAATCTCTTCTGGCGCTACCTGGGCGTCCAGGTCGACGACGCCGGCGAGGGCTGGGTGCGCCTCCGCGTGCCCGTAGGGGACGGGCTCCGGAACGCGGCCGGCGCCCCGGTGCACGGCGGCGTGCTGAGCGCGCTCGTGGACATGGCCGTCGGCGGCGCTCTCGGCACGACCCACGACAACGCCGCCGGCGGCGTCGGACAGACCACGCTCGACCTCAACGTCAGCTTCCTCGCCGCGGCGGGTGACGGCGACATCGTCGCCGAGGGACGGCTCCTGCGCCGCGGGCGCTCCATCGCTTTCGGCGAGGCCCGCATCACCGACGGCGCGGGCAAGCTCGTCGCCGTCGGGCGCGCCACCTACATGCTGCTCCCACCCAAGACCTAG